AGGAAGACATTTCCAGAGATGCTTATGACCAGAGGAGAGAGACGAATAAGTTAAAAAGACAGAGCAAGTCGTAGGAGGAAAAATTGTAATAGAGTGCTGTGGCTCTTagccttctcttctttctccctccagcctgctgtagcatgtatcaagAATAAAGAAAGATATCAGTGAAGTCACCTTATAACACCCATCTGCCCCATTCTTCAGGATTGGGGGAAGGACTTTTTGGTGAGAGGATTAAGGAAATAGAGGCAGGAGATCTGCTTCAGAGAGTGTAAGCAGGATCCACTGCTGAGTCCCAGAGAAGAAGAAGCCTGTGGGGCGATTCAGAGCTATTTTCTGGAATAAGCCTTTAGCTAAAGTGGTAGGTGAATTTCTATATCATGTGGCCTAATTCACCAGAATGGGGTATGTCCTAGAATGGGGAAACTCCTAGAGAAATAGTGGTCTATTTACCTCTGTCCAAATGGGTATGAAAGCCACAGTTAATTGAATATTTAGATTCTTATGACAAAGGTAATTTATTTAAGTCTTGATTTTAGGAGATAATTAAGAGAATTCTTCTGAGATCAGTATACCAACTCCTACTTGAGGACACAGCTGGGGATATAGGGAAGGCATATGATCTGGAACCCAATCACAGATTCAAATCCTGACTACAGTGTGTCCTTAGGCAACTCACTTAATTCTTGTAAGTCTCCATTCCTCATTTGTCATATGGGAATAAAAAGAGGGcctattgtttatttctttattcactcAAGACAAATTCATTGAGAGTATACTTCATGTGAGCCACTGAATTTGTTGGGACCAGGATTACTGAAGGAAGAACTGAAACGTGCATGAAAACTTTATGCAAAGTGAAAAGCACTGTGCAAGCACCAGTTCACAGTTTTTACAAAGATGGATGTTGTTCTCTACCCTGGCCTTGGAAATACAGATACTTAAAATTAGTCCTAGTATCTCCCTCCAGAAAGTGCAGCTGATAGTGATGGCTTATTTAATTCTTTGAAAATGATTTATTCTTAAATTATCACCCATGTTACAGGTGATTGTTTGATTTGTAATTCAAATATTATTTGCTTAGGAAAAATATCCAGAAATTATCTTaataataaagtttttaaaaaacccacaaaagtAGAAAGATAAAATGTAGGCACACTTTAAAGTGAGCCAAGTACTATATATTCTTTTACCTTTAAGATGATGACTCCTGTGGTAAGTGATTGCCCAAGTTATAATGAGTTCAACAAGCTCATTCTTGTGTGATTTCTAAAGCCAAATTCATATTTGAATAGTGAAAGAGATCCTTTCTGGTAAATCAAATTAGCTGTGTGGACATGATGCAAATGATAACTTATCTTGACTTAAACAGGTTTTCAAGGTACAGAAAAAAGAGGCAATTGAAATTCACAGTACAAAGGCACAACACTTTAGCAAAACATTTTTGTAAGTTATTTACAAAAATTTGGGGCAAGTGAAATTTTATGGGAAGCTCCTAGTCACAAAATGTAATAGCAATAATTACATGTTTTGACCtttaaaatggcattttaatAATCAGAACTAGATTAACAGTGAGAAAAAATTTGAATATTGTGTTAAATTTAAAACTGCCATTCATTAAATGTAccaaatgtaaacattttaatttttatctttttggagATTTTTATTATTGCTGTCATTATTATTATGCTTTACTGGTCCTGTCTAGCCTAACCTTTGGGGCATAAATGTGAGCACTGGAACTTGGTGGACCACTCCAATTACTCAGAAAAATACTGAATGGTGGGATGGCATAAAGGTAAATATTTgcttattaaaaataaccatttttaCAGAACTTGTAAAATTAAGTGGCAAAAactaaaatggaatattaaatcTCTGTTTTACACAAACTTAATTGTTCTCTTCTGCCACTAAATCACAAAACATGGTGATTTTCAATGGAACCTAGTCTGTACTAAAAGTTAGTGTAGCCGACTAGGTTTCAGGGATATTTCTATAATGAAGAGGTTATGATGTTTCTTGTTTACAAATGTCAAAACTCCCCTTTGTAGGAATCCTATATAGGCGCCAGCAACTTTGAAGCTGAAACAGTTCTGTTCATACAAATGGGGCCTCTCCTGAGTTCAgagtcttttttgttgttttaagtacTTTTACATACACAATTATGCCCACAGGTAACAGGAAACCAGCGTTTCAAAAGAAAGCTTGATCATATTGCTAGATAACACAGGTATCCTAAGCAAGTGCGTGAGCACCCGGAGGCTTTATGCTGCTTCCACAAGTACATATTTTTTTGATTGGTAAGAACTGCCAGGTGACGCTTCATGAAATATAAATGCCAGAAAGGCACAGAGAGCTCAAGGCAAGCCTTCCGCCTGTCCGTCTAGGAGGATAAGAACAGGAACCTGTTCCCAGCTGCAGGAGATGGCGTTCACAGTTCCAGTATCAGTCTATCTCCTATTCCACGGTAGGTGATTTCAGCTGGTTCTGTTGATGTTGTATCCATGTAAAATGTGAATGGGATTTTTCTACTCTGAATTACTGAGAACTTGGCTTTGAACAGTTGTTCATAACACAGATCAGAGCAAGGAACCTGAGTTACTTTAGTTTCTTATGTAATACTGTTCTCTCCTAATATATTTCAACATCTCTTTTTTTGATACCTTTAAATGTTTGCTTTATACAACTGATGAGAAGTTGAACATTTTAACTACTATACCATAGCATCCTTGTTATTGAGTTAGTGATATAAATGCATTcactttcttttcaaaatgaatGTTTCTATTTTCTATAATCATAATGTATCCAATGGAACTGGTATGGATGAGAAACTGTCAGATTATAGATTTCAAATGTAGATGAATAAAATAGAACAGAAGTGGGAATAAATAGAGTAACTTTCAGTCTGTTGCTTGTACGTAGAAGGAGGCTCACCTGCTAAAGAtgccttttctcctctccctccagcAATGACAGCCCTGACTGAAGAGGCAGCCGGGACCATAACACCCACCATCACAACCCAGCAAAGTAACTGGACAGTTAATAAAACAGAAGGTATTTTCTTTGCACTTTTGTATGTCAAGtaactttttttaacttttgagaGAAATTTAGATTGTGATAAAAGCGacttggaaaattaaaaatattttattattagattATCAACTCTTTAGGCAGAATGCAGGCAAATGTGTCAGCAAAAATTgcctttttaaaaggaagaaggttgaaataaatgaaacaaaagttgTCTTCTGTTACTGTCCTGAATGTGACACATGCCACATTTCTGCTTGGTTCTTGCTTGATTCCCAGTAACCCATGTATGTCCAGAGACAGACTGTCCCCATTTTGGCATTCTTGATGAATGACATCATATTTTGATGTGTGACTGTGAGCTTTGCAACCAAGAAATTATGGCTACAAGATGAAACCTTAACCCACTTTCCCACATTTTTGGAAAgatcttttttcttgtttgtttttgggggcttttgttgttttttttaacatatgcTCTGTTTCCTAACCACTTGTGCCCAACTGTTCTTGTTGATGATGATGAcaggttttctttcttattttgctaCTGCTGTTGAGCATCAGCATTTTTTCCAACCTCTTTGAACTCTTAGAGATGAACTTAGCTTGTTACCTGCTGAGACTGTGTGCTGAGTGGTTCAGATTTTCAGGCAAATCGCATAGGGCCCCCTGATGTAAAGATTGGTGATGTGGCGCATAGGACGGTGGAAGCACCATCTCTTGCATTCAgagccagacaagcaaaagcagatcaagtcaaatattttgtttctgaatATGAAAGGTAGTAAtgtttaagtagttttcatttcaCCCATAATTCTAAATTGAGAAAATTTTACTTAGAATATTTTGCCCATTTGAGTTTTTAAATACCTATCAACTTGCAAAACAATCAATATAGGTTTTAGAATAACTTTCATCCAATTTCTTCATGGTCTTCTAAGCCTTTGAACAAAGAGGAACCATCTTCATTAGAAGATAATACTATTGAAGATTAAAATACAGTTTCATCTCAGTGACTGACTTCATAAAAGTATGTCCTGTACCACCTTTTTTATTCCTTAATAGTAAACTACAGGTAAAATTCTCTAAGTTATAGATAATAGTAGTAATggggagaaaatagaaaatatctctgtagtttcctttgctttcttcatagagaacttcagtttttcctgttttttttttttaatgtaacttaAAAGTCTGAGTCCAGTATCTTAGGAAAGTTTTCATAATATTATAACTAATATTCTTCTCTCAGGGGAAAAGTGTGTCTCTGTAATATAGTCTTCCTTTGGaaatgtcctctttcatttccacaTTTTCTAGCAAATCCTGGTTCAGGCTTGGTCAACTGAACTTATTTAGTCTTAAAGTAGGAAGACCTTACACACTTTATAATGGGAAATTCTCAGTGCCCTAGAATTAATTATTAAAACGATAAATTAGATTTACTACACTATGCTCAACAAAATGAATGTGAATTTTATGGTAATATTGTGTGTACTCAACCAAAATGAAATTATACAACATAGTATCTTGGTGATGCCTTATTACTTAAAGATTTAGtgttttcaatataaaaatatatgcctTTTTAGATATGTGGGGTATTTTTCCTGAAAACAAATAAGTAGAATTCTCTTAATTTACTTAGTAAGGTAAATGTGATATAACATGATAACCAAGGATGAGAAGGTATGTTTATTCataacaatgacaaaataaaatgcCACTACATCtgctcaagaaaaattaaaaaaaatcagcgaTTAAAGTATATCAAAAGCACCCAATTATGCAGTTTTACCCAAGCGTCATGCTTACTGCATAAATCCCAGGGATGATACAGTTATATGCCTTCAGTACATCAAGGACTGACGAGTAAGCATCctgaaatatatacattttgcCACAACACAGGTTCTCAAAGGGAAGCTTTCCATAAAGAGGCTTCTGGACACTTGACCACAAAAGTTTTGCTAAGTGTGGTCATTTCGTAGTATTAGACCTAGAAATCAAAACCCAGGTTTTCTAATTCCAACTCCATGAGTAAAATTTCTAGCTAACATTGGAAAGTATTGTCTTAACTGTTAAGCCTGAATAAATTGTTTCCGGCTTTTTGTATAGGTCATAACAATACTCTTTTGAAATCTCTTCGTGAAAATGCTCTTTTTTTCAATTAGCTGTTCTAGGTAGTTCACGTAAGAGGAAGGGGTATTCTTGCTTCCTCTTCTGGCAAATGAAGAGACATCAGGGAAAGCCTTGTCAAGATAGCTCCCTAAGACCAGAGTCAATGCTGCCACCTCTTGGCAAACTTGAATCTATACTTGATGTCATTTCTAAAGGTAATAACATCAATCCACCTCCACCCCCTATTTAATTAATGATATATCTGGGTGATATTAACCCAGCCTCTGTGAATAAAACCTGCCAAGGGAATTCATCAGTAGTTCACAGGACAGACATCCAAAGACTACTCTTAAAATTTAAGATCTCTTTACATATTCGTCACAAATTTAATAGTGTGACCCACTTCATCTGTTAATGTTATCTCCTTTGCCTAGCTGCCTACACAGAAGGACACATAGCCTTGAGGTTCTCACACCCTTGCCTGGAAGACCACAATAGTTACTGCATCAACGGTGTTTGTGCATTCCACCATGAGCTGGAGAAAGCCATCTGCAGGTAATTGCAAAGAACTTGCCAAGTCCTAGAGACAGGAAGACGTGAATTTATGCCTCTGGTGTTTCCCATAGCACGTTCCCACATGCCTCTATGTATCTAGTAAAAAGGGTCATGATCTGAACATGACTCACCAATCCTCTTTGTATTTGAATACCTAAGGAGTTTTTTTCTTAAACTACCTAATCCTTGTCACTCAAAAATATGGTACCTagacttgtctagcttggattaatactcagtctatatgcacacacctgatcatctacatttgccctcttacagcactaaactatgttttctacctttatcttgcatctacctaccacttcagcattttattaaaaaaaaaataataataataatagtaagggagaaatgtgggattcacatataaatcaagtataaaaatcaaacaaataatcataattgacctgattgtttatagttcatgatgcgtgatcaaaccgaaagtttctgtggtgatggcccttgcactgttcaccatgtaagaacttattcactatgtaagaacttgttcaccatgtaaaacttgtttgttatgcttcagaagattggagactgttgagaattaggcttggggttgattaatgactgtgcattgagtcccctatacagaattttattgttaacaaccatatgatcaataaatatgagagatgccctctcaaaaaaaaatatggtACCTAGATTAGCAGCATCTGTGTAACTTGggaacttattagaaatgcagaaacaTATGCTCTATCTCAAAACTACAGAATccaaatctgtgttttaacaacaTGCAAAGATAATTCTGAGTGTTTACAGGTTGATTTTAGTATGAAATCGGTAAGAGACTATGGCAAAAACACTTGAGGAATATAAAGTTCTAGAACAACTAAGATACTACTTTTGGTCATCAATTTGCTTGGCATTCTCCTGTGAAAGAGTAGGTTAAAATCTCCTAGACCTCCTCATGCTAGCACACTGCCTTTCTTTCTACCAGCAAAGGAACCTGTATTAATATGGGGCCTTAGTGAAATGATTATTATAAAGTATGTAACTTCTCAATACCTTTAACAGAATGACTTTCATTTGGTgtttgatactttaatttaaattgCTTACTTTCTattgaatttttccatttcttgaaaTTAgtcatttctttgtatttctatcatcataagttttaaaattagatgctcttttctttttttaaaggtgtTTTACTGGTTATACTGGAGAGAGGTGTGAGCATTTGACCTTAACTTCATATGCTATGGATTCTTATGAAAAATACATCGCAATTGGGATTGGTGTTGGATTATTATTAAGTGGATTTCTTGCTATTTTTTATTGCTACATAAGAAAAAggtatgaaaaaaaacaaaatatgaggTCATAGAGCACTCATTCTTTGACAACTGTGAGCCCTTACAATGTGTTAGGCATTGACAAGTATAATTTCTTAGTGAAAATGTGGCTGTAAATCTGGCATGTTCCTATATACTTGTTTTGATGCCTTTTCTCATAAATGCAGGCAAACAGTAAAAACTTACCTGCAGTTGCAATAGGATAGCTCCAGTTTACAATTGCCCTTCATCCTTTCCTCTGTCTGTGTCCATCAAAGTTACAAATGAGGACAGTGGGCACCACAAGAGATTAAAAGTGTCTTGTTCACAATTATATATTCAGTGCTGAATACTGTGCCTGACACACAacagacactcagtaaatatttgttgaatgaacaaatcaagaaacaagtattaaatgaatgaacatgtaTGACAAACATGACCAATTTTCTTCCTAGACACccatggagaatatattcagtatTCTCTGCTGCTAAAAGCCTAAGAAAATAGACTTGATCCACTAAGTATATAAATTACTTATGTGTTAattcttatttctgttttacCACACTGGTAATTTTCCCTTAAGTACATGTAAGTAGGGaaaagtcaagaaataaaaataataatatgagaTACATTAAAGTAAAAAGTATAAATGCATTTCCTTGCTTTATTAACGgagttgcattttttaaatgaccaagACTGACTGTAGAAAATGAGAGAAGTCTTGTTTGCTTAATAATTGCACCTTAGAAAAAATTCTTATATATTTAATTGTGGATCAGTTGATTCAAAATCCATTATATCAATTGAAATTGATATACCATTTGCATAAGAGACCAAGATCAAGAtatggggggaaaaaaggaaggaaaggagacctTTTGGTGTTAACAGCTGTCTGAGGTCAGGTTCCTTAGAAGCAGAACCTAAGGTGGGGATTCTTGTGCAAGTGATTTCTGGAGGGAATGCTCTAAAATGAAATCTGTACTGAGGTGAGGAAAGCTAGAGCAGGGGAAGAAAGAAGGTAAGCAAAGATGCGGCTTTAGCTGAAGTCTAGACTCAACCTGATTCCACAGGCAGATCTAGAACATGAATGGCTCCGCAGACCTATCCCAAGAAAGTGAAGGATCTTGCTCTCAGTACCTTGTGTCATCAGACATAGGTGGCAGGATGCTCCTGACCGGGTAGGGAGAAGGGGCTCGAAATCTCCCAGGAAGCATCAGGCAACGTGCTCTGGTGCCTGAGCAATCCCCCAGAGAAGGGGGCTGCTGTGAGCCTGTGAATGCCCACAGCGGCGGGGGATGGATCCATCAGCGGGCAGAGGGTATCTGGGCAGGGCACCATGAGCAACCTCTATACCAGAGCATTTTTCTAATCCTCAACAACTATACAAACAGCAGTCAACCTCATGGAAGCCAATGCTCTGTTTTAGGTGTCTAAATCTGAAATCGCCTTACAACGTCTGTTCCGGAGGAAGACCACTATGAAGTCTTGTAAGGAATTTTCATGAAGCATTTGTAAAAATCAGTGGGCCCAAAATTGAAATCTTCGAATGAAATAGCAAAACTTCCCAGGCTGACTAGACTTGAAAATAATGGAAGTTGGGATCCTGATGGAAAGAGAGAATAAACGGGGCAACGTTGGTGTTTCGAGTTTGCCATCGTTAGGGTGCCATGGGAGCCATGTGAACGAACTGCACTGACAGATGTCAAGCTCACAGTCCTACTCTGGGTTCGTTGCTGGTGTTATGTGGTTATAGATCTCACTGCAGAGAGACTGAGTTTCATGATTCTAACCACGTCAGATGTGAATTTTCATGGGATAATTATCAACCTTGCACAAGCCAGGGCACTGTGAAGCCTGGGTTCCTCACGTGCTTGCTATCAGTATTTTGGACCCCTGCTCTATGGACCTAATCTCAAGCATGCTGCTGTCATGGTGTCTAAACAAATGTGATGTCAACTATTTGGATGAGATCAGTGTAATGGCACCTTCAATGAACCAAACGTGCCTGAAGTCTAAGCCAGAGAAAAAGAAGGTGGAATGTTCAAGGCACATTTAAATCAGACCCAGCTTGTGACAACACTGTGTAGCCTTTATCTGTGAAATATGGAATAAGCTAAAGAGTTTCTGATGACTGAAAGCTATCTGGATATTGAGCCCTGAACAGAAAAAACATTTCTGTTTCTGCGTGGATTATAAAATTTTGTCTTGGACTCATTGGTCCCCTAATGCTTATGTTCATCACTTCCTTTTATTGTTAACGGAACTACCTGGTGACTTATCCATTTGCACCAAAATTCTAGAATTCTACCAATAAATAAAATTCCATAATGGACCCTGAAATAGAAATTGAAGAATTGGACATACAATTGTGGAAACTTTCTTTACCATTTCTGAATACTTCATAGCAGATTtgcacaaagagaaagaaaacagaacaataataaaaataactatctGGGAATTAGGGTCCTTCCTCTTTAATCATGTCTTCCAAACAATTTGAACAgtcttgggcaagtcccttaatTTCTTGgggcttttgtttcattttctacaAGGTTCTTCTAGCTCTAAAATTTGACACTGGGGAAAGAAAGACATTTTCCCCTATCTATGCTGCCAGTGGGATTTTTCTCAGCCCCACATTCATCCCCAAAACACACCACTGTATATCATCTTAGGTGTACATTTTAGTGTTTGGCttataaaacaataatttaagaatttgttcttaAAAGAAGTAAGAcataaaattaaagaataataaggcatctacattttttctttcagattcaATCTAAAACTATGGACTTTTTATTCATCGTGTTGTAGATAGGCAAAACAATTTTGATCATGAGATTAGTTAAAAGAGGATCCTTACAATGTGAATAGCCTTATTGTAGCCTAGTAACAAGCCTTTCACTTCTATTAAGTTATGACTTTTTCTTCACTCCTGAACTTTGAGTAGAAGGTATTttgcttgctttgtttttccttcagaAGAAACTGAATGCAGATGAACTGCACGTCAGCACTTTCTGCATGTCCTCACAAAGTATGCAAACTTTACATCATCCCAAAAGAGTGGGGAGGTGAAGGTTCCTCCCAGTGACTCCAGCGACCGCACCTAGAAAGCTATGCTCTTCCCCAGCATTTCAAAAGGTGTTAAAAAGCTGGGGAGAGTCCAGGAGGCAACAATTCAGCTGAATGAAAGGAAAGAGTAGTTAGTGCTGGAGTCTGGATAAGTGGTAACCTAAAAAGTTATGAATATTTGGTATctgtaaatatttctaaattataaaTACAATGTAATTAAAAGTAAACAACAtcagaaagagaatgaaaattcCCAGGTTGGCAAACCAAAAagtgaacaaaaacaaaacccaatagATACAGACTTTTTCACCTGTGGGACAGTGTGCATTACCAGTATCCTCCCAGTGAGGCTGTACAGAGATTCAGTGTGGCTCAGGAGAATTCATCTGTTTATGGTGTGCATACAAGATCATCTGTGATCCCCTAACTCCAGGAGTTAATTTCACAGGAAGGAACCTCTGGCATTCAGTGGCAATATTTACAGAGGTAAACAGGACTTCAGGGggaaaacaaataaatgcaaattgtTCTGCAActttttttcatcttctgttttTTCCTACATCCAATAAGACCCTGAAAAAAGCCTTCCAGTAAAGCCCTTTTGCATCAGAACTACATTTTCAGCACTCAATCTGTGAATGAGTAGGTGGGGTAGATCATTTAGGAAAGAAATGAGAACATGTTTCTGGCATCTTTGACTCATTCAAACTGGCCAAGAGGTTCATCAATTTTCTTCAGTTCccattttgtctttttcctctATCTATCCTTCAACCCTTTGAGAAAGCTCTTAGGTCATCAATATTCATGAGTGCTTCTAGAGTTAGCATTTTAGAGAATGATAGGGGTGGGAATAAACCATATAATTTCAGTCCTTATGAGCCAGGAATTTTCAAAAAGGGAATTATAATTGCTTGTTATTATATCTTCTTTCCCCAAATTAGTTCTCTTTATAGTTATGTTTTCATAACCTTTGAAGGTGAAATATAACACCATTCAGTTTTTAGTGT
This sequence is a window from Manis pentadactyla isolate mManPen7 chromosome 5, mManPen7.hap1, whole genome shotgun sequence. Protein-coding genes within it:
- the EPGN gene encoding epigen isoform X2, producing MAFTVPVSVYLLFHAMTALTEEAAGTITPTITTQQSNWTVNKTEAAYTEGHIALRFSHPCLEDHNSYCINGVCAFHHELEKAICRCFTGYTGERCEHLTLTSYAMDSYEKYIAIGIGVGLLLSGFLAIFYCYIRKRCLNLKSPYNVCSGGRPL
- the EPGN gene encoding epigen isoform X1, whose amino-acid sequence is MAFTVPVSVYLLFHAMTALTEEAAGTITPTITTQQSNWTVNKTEAVLGSSRKRKGYSCFLFWQMKRHQGKPCQDSSLRPESMLPPLGKLESILDVISKAAYTEGHIALRFSHPCLEDHNSYCINGVCAFHHELEKAICRCFTGYTGERCEHLTLTSYAMDSYEKYIAIGIGVGLLLSGFLAIFYCYIRKRCLNLKSPYNVCSGGRPL